A single region of the Lysinibacillus sp. B2A1 genome encodes:
- a CDS encoding peptidase S58, translated as MLGNITDVPGVKVGHSENKEGITGCTAILVENGAVCGVDVRGSAPGTRETDALDPINEIDRVHAISLSGGSAFGLDAATGIMQFLEEQDIGVDTGIAKVPIVPSAVLFDLFIGNPKTRPTAAMGYEAAKNARVGLFLNGNTGAGYGATVGKLAGPQFCMKGGLGSASIAGKGDLVVGAIVAVNAVGDVKDPFTRKTLAGAWNKDTAEWIDCCAYLEEHVQSEALSGTNTTIGVVAVNAKLTKAEAKKIAQLTQNALARTIYPVHTMLDGDTIFVLGTGTRAYPVDYIGHLATKVMEEAILTGVKAAKKLADVESYSSIQK; from the coding sequence ATGTTAGGAAATATTACAGATGTACCTGGCGTAAAGGTGGGACATTCGGAAAATAAGGAAGGTATAACAGGCTGTACAGCTATTTTAGTAGAGAATGGTGCAGTTTGTGGTGTTGATGTAAGAGGCTCTGCTCCAGGCACTCGTGAAACAGATGCATTGGATCCAATCAATGAAATTGATCGTGTACATGCTATTAGCTTATCTGGAGGTAGTGCATTTGGACTGGATGCAGCGACTGGAATTATGCAATTTCTAGAGGAACAGGATATTGGTGTGGATACAGGAATTGCCAAAGTACCAATTGTTCCAAGTGCTGTACTATTTGATTTGTTTATAGGTAATCCCAAAACAAGACCTACTGCTGCAATGGGCTATGAAGCCGCTAAAAATGCCAGAGTGGGATTATTTTTAAATGGCAATACAGGTGCTGGGTATGGTGCTACTGTTGGGAAATTAGCAGGTCCTCAGTTTTGCATGAAGGGAGGACTAGGTAGTGCTTCGATCGCTGGCAAAGGCGATCTAGTGGTTGGTGCCATTGTTGCTGTCAATGCTGTTGGAGATGTAAAAGATCCTTTTACTAGAAAAACGCTAGCAGGTGCATGGAATAAGGATACAGCAGAATGGATTGATTGTTGTGCTTATTTAGAGGAGCATGTGCAATCAGAAGCATTGTCTGGTACAAACACGACTATTGGTGTAGTTGCAGTAAATGCCAAGCTTACGAAAGCAGAGGCAAAAAAAATTGCACAGCTCACTCAAAATGCTCTTGCACGGACAATATATCCTGTTCATACCATGCTGGATGGTGATACGATTTTTGTACTAGGTACAGGAACTAGAGCCTATCCAGTTGATTATATAGGTCACTTAGCAACAAAAGTGATGGAGGAAGCGATACTTACGGGTGTAAAGGCCGCTAAAAAATTGGCAGATGTCGAAAGCTATTCAAGCATTCAAAAATAA
- a CDS encoding virulence factor: protein MKIITIEPTPSPNSMKIVVDTELPFGKSYNFTKDNKNEATGEAAAILAIEGVKGVYHVADFFAVERNAKYAWEGILASIRQVLGEDSVQEENEIHAANEFYGEVYVHVQFYKQVPLQVKVFDNQREHRVSCGERFVEAFNKIIETADDENYIFQRKWIDYGVRYGELEEIAEAVKQEIDVTYSAERVEEIAAVINDDEKTAIKPDKLKITVEQFMQPEWEKRFQLLDQMADPELNDLPLLDVALQDEQMSIRRLATVYLGMIEDVSVVPYLEKALQDKSAAVRRTAGDCMSDLGFVEFENAMQLALQDKNKLVRWRAAMYLYEVGTEQSLPSLEAAEDDKEFEVKLQVKMAIARIEQGEEAKGSVWKQMTESRQQ from the coding sequence ATGAAGATTATAACAATTGAACCGACACCAAGCCCTAATTCAATGAAGATTGTCGTGGACACAGAATTACCATTTGGAAAAAGCTATAATTTTACAAAAGATAATAAAAATGAAGCAACTGGTGAAGCAGCAGCAATTTTGGCAATCGAAGGGGTCAAGGGTGTTTATCATGTAGCTGATTTTTTTGCAGTCGAACGTAATGCGAAATATGCATGGGAAGGTATTTTAGCAAGCATTCGTCAAGTTTTAGGCGAAGATAGTGTACAGGAAGAAAATGAAATACATGCTGCTAATGAATTTTATGGTGAAGTTTACGTCCATGTCCAGTTTTATAAGCAGGTGCCACTACAAGTAAAGGTATTTGATAATCAACGAGAGCACCGTGTAAGCTGTGGTGAACGCTTTGTGGAAGCTTTCAATAAAATTATTGAGACTGCAGACGATGAAAATTATATCTTCCAACGTAAGTGGATTGACTATGGCGTGCGTTATGGTGAACTTGAGGAAATTGCAGAAGCGGTCAAGCAAGAGATCGATGTCACTTATTCAGCAGAACGTGTAGAAGAAATTGCTGCAGTCATTAATGATGATGAAAAAACAGCTATAAAACCCGACAAGCTAAAAATAACGGTTGAGCAGTTTATGCAACCAGAATGGGAGAAACGTTTCCAACTGCTAGACCAAATGGCAGATCCAGAGCTCAATGACTTACCTCTATTAGATGTAGCTTTACAGGACGAGCAAATGTCAATTCGACGACTGGCTACTGTTTATTTAGGTATGATTGAAGATGTGTCGGTTGTGCCGTATTTGGAAAAGGCATTACAGGATAAAAGTGCAGCTGTACGCCGAACAGCAGGAGATTGTATGAGTGACCTGGGGTTTGTGGAATTTGAGAACGCTATGCAGCTTGCCTTACAAGATAAAAACAAGCTTGTACGCTGGCGGGCAGCCATGTATTTATATGAGGTAGGTACTGAGCAATCATTACCTTCATTAGAGGCTGCAGAAGACGATAAAGAATTTGAGGTAAAGCTACAAGTAAAAATGGCGATTGCACGAATTGAACAGGGCGAGGAAGCAAAAGGCTCTGTGTGGAAGCAAATGACCGAATCTCGTCAACAATAA
- a CDS encoding multidrug ABC transporter ATP-binding protein, whose product MSHLIVQNLTKTVGDKTLFQNIEFTIYEGERTGLIGINGTGKSTLLSIIAGQIEADSMNVDRPNKYRIAYLPQEPTFTSGETVLQAVFAGDSPILKLNREYEEIVAALASNPNSESLQKTLFSLQQRMDEEQAWDVNALAKTALTKLGIETFDKEVLTLSGGQQKRVALAKVLIEPADLYLLDEPTNHLDVQSTEWLQEMVLRLKGAVIFITHDRYFLDELSTHIYELANQTLYRHTGNYGDYLEGRAIREEMRAASAQKDRNRYRSELKWIRRGAKARSTKQKARIQRFEQLEENLERKTEDVSLEMGLATTRLGRKVLEAENISKAFGQQKILEDFSFILQQGDRIGIIGANGVGKSTLLNMLAGELTPDIGEILVGSTVKLAHFKQTLPKMNENERMIEYIREASNDITDAEGVRYSAAQMLERFLFPLHGHGTPIGKLSGGERKRLHLLRLLMEQPNVLLLDEPTNDLDIETLGVLEDFIEHFPGVVITISHDRFFLDRIAKKLWILDGQGQVEETLDLYSEYLVKREQEATVKVEAPKAEKTKTEKPKSDKKKLSFKEQKEWETISDDIEKTETAIMVAEEGIANAGSDFTMLQELTAKLEELNAQYEYLIERWSYLEEIVNG is encoded by the coding sequence ATGAGTCATTTAATTGTACAAAATTTAACAAAAACGGTGGGCGATAAAACGCTCTTTCAAAATATTGAATTTACAATCTATGAGGGAGAGCGTACTGGTTTAATCGGTATTAATGGAACGGGAAAATCCACTTTATTGTCCATAATAGCTGGGCAGATTGAAGCGGATTCGATGAATGTGGACAGACCTAATAAATATCGAATTGCTTATTTGCCACAGGAGCCAACATTTACAAGCGGGGAAACAGTTTTACAGGCTGTGTTTGCAGGCGATTCTCCAATTTTAAAGTTGAATCGTGAATATGAGGAAATAGTAGCGGCGCTTGCTTCAAATCCTAACTCGGAAAGCCTGCAAAAAACACTGTTTAGCTTACAGCAGCGTATGGATGAAGAGCAGGCATGGGATGTCAATGCACTGGCGAAAACAGCTCTAACGAAGCTGGGCATTGAGACATTCGATAAAGAGGTATTAACATTATCAGGTGGTCAGCAAAAACGGGTAGCTTTAGCGAAGGTGTTAATTGAGCCTGCAGATCTTTATTTATTGGATGAGCCTACCAACCATTTAGATGTACAATCAACGGAATGGTTACAAGAAATGGTTTTACGATTAAAAGGGGCCGTTATCTTTATTACCCATGATCGTTATTTTTTAGATGAATTATCAACGCATATTTACGAGCTAGCTAATCAAACGTTGTATCGTCATACAGGGAATTATGGGGATTATTTAGAGGGACGTGCTATCCGAGAAGAAATGAGAGCAGCCTCTGCCCAAAAAGACCGCAATCGCTATCGTTCAGAATTAAAATGGATTCGTCGTGGCGCAAAAGCACGTTCAACAAAACAAAAGGCACGTATTCAGCGTTTTGAGCAGCTTGAAGAAAACCTAGAGCGTAAAACAGAGGATGTTTCGTTAGAGATGGGGCTTGCTACTACACGACTTGGTCGTAAAGTATTAGAGGCTGAAAATATTTCAAAGGCATTTGGACAGCAAAAGATTCTTGAAGATTTTTCATTTATACTCCAGCAGGGTGATCGTATCGGTATTATTGGTGCGAATGGAGTAGGGAAATCCACTTTATTGAACATGCTAGCAGGAGAGCTGACACCAGATATAGGTGAAATTCTTGTTGGCTCAACAGTAAAACTAGCACATTTCAAGCAGACTTTACCGAAAATGAATGAAAATGAGCGCATGATTGAATATATTCGTGAGGCCTCTAACGATATTACAGATGCAGAGGGGGTACGATACTCTGCTGCTCAAATGCTTGAACGATTCTTGTTTCCGTTGCATGGACATGGAACACCAATCGGTAAATTATCTGGTGGGGAACGTAAACGCCTCCATTTATTACGTTTATTAATGGAGCAGCCGAATGTTCTATTACTAGACGAACCTACCAATGATTTGGATATTGAAACATTGGGTGTGCTGGAAGATTTTATCGAACATTTCCCTGGTGTTGTTATCACGATTTCTCATGACCGCTTCTTCCTAGACCGAATTGCGAAAAAGCTATGGATATTAGATGGACAGGGTCAGGTAGAGGAGACGCTGGATCTTTACAGTGAGTATTTGGTAAAACGTGAGCAGGAGGCTACTGTAAAAGTAGAGGCACCAAAAGCGGAAAAAACAAAAACGGAAAAGCCAAAATCGGACAAGAAGAAGCTATCCTTTAAAGAGCAAAAAGAGTGGGAAACGATTTCAGACGATATTGAAAAAACAGAGACTGCCATTATGGTGGCTGAAGAAGGAATTGCTAATGCTGGCTCAGATTTTACAATGCTACAGGAATTAACGGCAAAGCTGGAAGAGCTTAATGCCCAGTATGAATATTTGATTGAAAGATGGTCTTATTTAGAAGAAATTGTGAATGGATAA
- a CDS encoding phosphohydrolase, translating to MNDLMDKVRGIYEQFDASHDFQHIERVYQNAVDILHSEPTADAEVVKIAVLLHDVSDKKYTNSKEQENQLIAELTLSEDKKQHIRDCIAQVSFNGGNELEATSIEAKIVRDADRLDAIGAIGIARTFAYGGAKGRKLYDTTEQARSNMTEEEYRTKNTSSVTHFYEKLLFLKDLMTTDKGKQMANERHQFMEGFLQQLQKEIGQ from the coding sequence ATGAATGATTTAATGGATAAAGTACGAGGCATTTATGAGCAGTTTGATGCCAGCCATGATTTTCAGCATATTGAACGTGTTTACCAAAATGCAGTGGACATTTTACATAGTGAGCCAACAGCAGATGCGGAAGTCGTAAAAATTGCTGTGCTGCTGCATGATGTAAGTGATAAAAAGTATACCAATAGTAAAGAGCAAGAAAATCAGCTAATTGCAGAGTTAACATTAAGTGAAGATAAAAAGCAGCATATTCGAGATTGTATTGCTCAAGTATCATTTAATGGGGGCAATGAGCTTGAAGCAACTTCTATTGAGGCAAAAATAGTACGAGATGCAGATCGCTTAGATGCTATTGGAGCCATTGGAATCGCACGCACATTTGCTTATGGAGGTGCGAAGGGTCGGAAACTATATGATACAACAGAGCAAGCACGATCAAATATGACGGAGGAGGAATATCGTACTAAAAATACATCCTCAGTCACACATTTCTACGAGAAGCTTTTATTCTTAAAGGATTTAATGACAACCGATAAGGGCAAGCAAATGGCTAATGAACGCCATCAGTTTATGGAAGGCTTTTTACAGCAGTTACAAAAGGAAATTGGTCAATAA
- a CDS encoding IclR family transcriptional regulator: MTVKTLKNSLDILECFATTESALGVREISRMTNLHTSVVQRTINTFTEAGYLLQDEATKKYKLGYKMFIFHDALSNTSDPHFTIYELMQSLASEINESVFLTYMDNEYGVTTKIAESNKNIKYAVSLGTKTPLYIGASCKVMFAYLDKERQLELLAYFHEKQSEEEHKKLLDNLQEELQSIRQNKWCVTVGEYNEHAFGISVPLFNYKKEIMASLTISGLVYDIDEQREKYMLEQLVKIAHQVQSHISKL; this comes from the coding sequence ATGACTGTCAAGACATTAAAAAACTCATTGGATATACTAGAATGCTTTGCAACTACAGAAAGCGCATTAGGTGTACGTGAAATTTCACGCATGACAAACCTGCATACAAGTGTTGTGCAAAGAACAATCAATACATTTACAGAAGCAGGGTATTTATTACAGGATGAAGCCACAAAAAAATATAAATTAGGTTATAAAATGTTTATATTTCATGATGCTCTCTCCAATACAAGTGACCCACATTTTACAATTTATGAATTGATGCAAAGTCTTGCAAGTGAAATCAATGAATCAGTATTTCTAACTTATATGGATAATGAGTATGGTGTCACAACAAAAATTGCTGAAAGTAATAAAAATATAAAATATGCGGTGTCATTAGGAACAAAAACACCGCTTTATATCGGTGCTTCCTGTAAAGTTATGTTTGCCTATTTAGACAAAGAAAGACAGCTTGAATTGTTAGCCTATTTTCATGAAAAGCAATCTGAAGAGGAACATAAAAAGCTTCTTGACAATTTACAAGAGGAGCTACAATCCATACGACAAAATAAGTGGTGTGTTACTGTAGGGGAGTACAATGAACATGCTTTTGGTATAAGTGTACCATTATTCAACTATAAGAAAGAAATCATGGCATCTTTGACGATTTCTGGATTAGTATATGACATTGACGAACAAAGGGAGAAATACATGCTTGAACAGTTAGTGAAAATTGCTCATCAAGTTCAATCTCACATATCTAAACTATAA
- a CDS encoding 5-oxoprolinase, protein MKKDVFAIEIIQDSLLAIGDEMFVALARSSMSPVIYEVLDYACGLTDAKGNLISQGNGVTSFIGMLSPMVQRVIEKYDNGKKLHEGDVIIINDPYVGGGSHLSDVGLVLPIFYNGDIIAYSANKAHWTEVGGMDPGSFTSNSNEIYQEGLQLPGVKLYQKGELNEGIYEIISTNVRLPELSIGDMFAQVAALKTGEKRIAELCRKFGAESVKLSIQKLLDKGEKIVELELQHLPKGEFYAEDFIEGDPLKGGPYPIKVKVTISDEEFICDFRGSHPAVNVPVNCSQFGLMASVRVMFLALLGDIDVINEGVFKRLTILTDENSIVSAKRPHPVSMNFEARIGAADLIWKALAPHLPERLSAGHLQSVCTFILTGKNPENNESFLIVEPSVGGWGASNDEDGQSGQYCMGDGETYNLPVEIAETKYGIQIDEYSLNCDGAGAGQFRGGLGVRRVYTVNQDGQKVSVNLGRHQFAPFGLNDGEEGSHNYLIIHKKDGTKVGPVGVLANYELQKGDRIELVTATGGGYGNPKERSTKAIEKDLLNGYISLEVAEKRYGCQNA, encoded by the coding sequence ATGAAAAAAGATGTTTTTGCTATAGAAATTATTCAGGATTCATTGCTGGCTATTGGAGATGAGATGTTTGTTGCATTAGCTCGCTCATCCATGAGTCCCGTTATCTATGAGGTTTTAGATTATGCCTGTGGTTTAACAGATGCTAAGGGTAATTTAATTAGCCAAGGGAATGGTGTAACAAGCTTTATTGGGATGCTAAGTCCAATGGTTCAACGTGTCATTGAAAAATATGATAATGGGAAAAAGCTCCATGAAGGTGATGTCATCATTATAAATGACCCTTATGTTGGAGGAGGGTCGCATTTATCGGATGTAGGATTGGTTTTACCGATTTTCTACAATGGAGATATTATTGCTTATTCTGCAAATAAAGCGCACTGGACCGAAGTAGGTGGGATGGATCCTGGCTCATTTACAAGTAATTCGAATGAAATCTATCAGGAAGGTCTTCAGCTACCAGGTGTAAAGCTTTATCAAAAGGGCGAGCTCAATGAAGGCATTTATGAAATTATTTCTACAAATGTTCGTCTACCAGAGCTTTCTATTGGAGACATGTTTGCACAAGTAGCAGCCTTAAAAACAGGTGAAAAACGGATTGCAGAGCTTTGTCGGAAATTTGGTGCTGAATCGGTGAAGTTGTCCATTCAAAAATTATTGGACAAGGGTGAAAAGATTGTAGAGCTTGAGCTTCAACATCTACCAAAAGGTGAATTTTATGCGGAGGACTTTATTGAAGGTGATCCATTAAAAGGCGGACCTTATCCAATTAAAGTGAAAGTAACGATTAGTGATGAAGAATTTATTTGTGACTTTAGAGGCTCACATCCTGCCGTGAATGTGCCAGTAAACTGCTCACAATTTGGTTTAATGGCTAGTGTTCGTGTAATGTTCTTAGCATTACTTGGCGATATTGATGTGATTAATGAAGGAGTCTTTAAACGCTTAACGATTCTTACAGATGAAAATTCAATTGTATCAGCCAAACGTCCACATCCTGTATCGATGAACTTTGAGGCACGTATTGGAGCAGCAGATTTAATTTGGAAGGCACTTGCTCCTCATTTACCAGAAAGATTATCAGCAGGACATTTACAGTCGGTTTGTACATTTATCTTAACAGGCAAAAATCCTGAAAACAATGAGTCCTTCTTAATCGTTGAACCTTCAGTAGGTGGTTGGGGAGCGTCAAATGATGAGGATGGTCAAAGTGGGCAATATTGTATGGGAGATGGAGAAACGTATAATCTTCCGGTTGAAATTGCGGAGACAAAATATGGAATTCAGATTGATGAATATAGCTTAAATTGCGATGGTGCTGGTGCAGGGCAATTTAGAGGTGGCTTAGGTGTACGCCGAGTTTATACCGTTAATCAGGATGGCCAAAAGGTTTCTGTCAACTTAGGTAGACATCAATTTGCACCATTTGGCTTAAATGATGGTGAGGAAGGCTCACATAACTATCTGATTATTCATAAAAAAGATGGTACTAAGGTGGGACCAGTAGGAGTACTTGCCAATTATGAATTACAGAAAGGAGATCGTATTGAGCTTGTCACAGCAACAGGGGGAGGCTATGGCAATCCAAAAGAGAGAAGTACGAAAGCAATTGAAAAAGATCTATTAAATGGATATATTTCTTTAGAGGTAGCTGAAAAACGTTACGGTTGCCAAAACGCATAA
- a CDS encoding 5-oxoprolinase: MKIATDIGGTFTDLVYTDEKGNLHFDKEHTTPGHFEDGILNVLGRHVTEDSLIESFIHGSTVIINTLTERKGGIVGLITTKGFRDVLEIARGNRPDLYNFKYKKPEPFVERYLRQEIDERIDFKGNIMKALNTEEVGEIVRKFKELGVEAIAISLIHGYKNPIHELQLKEEIVKLWPEVYITLSSETIKEYREYERTNTTVLNSYVKPIAHAYLKNLKEKLSTIGITDHLKIMQSNGGTTSFDKAMELPINLVESGPVAGMFGAAKLGQLLNESNIIAFDVGGTTAKCSLITEGKVNVTTDYYIERNEKFAGYPIKTPVVDIVEIGNGGGSIARVDQFGSLKVGPDSAGANPGPVAYGLGNTQPTITDANVYLGRLSLENFDNPVSIDKVEKALTEEIAKPFNVTAEEAAQGILDIANSNMLNALKLISIRKGYDPEDFTMVAFGGGGPLHAINLAQELGMKKVIIPYGSSVFSALGMMMTEYRQDYIQTSLMKFDQHHLAAIQKNIDEAIENAYADAPLSKEHYYFEINYDLRYKGQEHAVKLNASNITIHEEELAELAEAFHIKHKQEFSFDLPDTPIELVNLHLTIYGKDEAVQFKELDFSHIDASTCIKATRKLYVKETGWVEVNVYDQQKLAPGYVITGPAIVENPTSTVVINEKQSIEIDKYGNLIVEMEGK, from the coding sequence TTGAAAATCGCAACAGATATTGGCGGTACTTTTACTGACCTAGTTTACACAGATGAGAAGGGAAATCTTCATTTTGACAAGGAACATACCACTCCAGGTCATTTCGAGGACGGTATTTTAAATGTATTAGGGCGACATGTGACGGAAGATTCATTAATTGAATCATTTATTCATGGTTCAACAGTCATTATTAATACATTAACAGAAAGAAAAGGAGGCATAGTTGGGTTAATTACAACGAAAGGCTTCCGTGATGTATTAGAGATTGCTCGTGGTAACCGTCCAGACTTATATAATTTTAAGTATAAAAAACCAGAACCTTTTGTAGAGCGTTATTTACGACAAGAAATTGATGAACGCATCGATTTTAAAGGAAATATTATGAAAGCGCTTAATACCGAGGAAGTCGGAGAAATCGTTCGAAAATTTAAGGAATTAGGTGTAGAGGCTATTGCCATTTCGTTGATTCATGGCTATAAAAATCCAATTCATGAACTACAGCTAAAAGAAGAAATTGTAAAGCTTTGGCCAGAGGTGTATATCACACTTTCAAGCGAAACGATTAAAGAATATAGAGAATACGAAAGAACAAACACTACTGTTTTAAATTCATATGTAAAGCCAATTGCACATGCTTATTTAAAAAACTTAAAAGAAAAATTAAGCACGATTGGTATAACAGATCATTTGAAAATTATGCAATCGAATGGTGGTACAACAAGCTTTGATAAAGCGATGGAACTGCCAATTAACCTAGTAGAATCAGGTCCTGTTGCAGGTATGTTTGGAGCAGCGAAATTAGGCCAACTGCTAAATGAATCGAATATTATCGCTTTTGATGTTGGTGGGACGACAGCAAAATGTTCACTCATTACAGAAGGAAAAGTAAATGTTACAACAGATTACTATATTGAAAGAAATGAAAAATTTGCTGGGTATCCTATTAAAACACCTGTTGTTGATATTGTTGAAATTGGTAATGGTGGTGGTTCCATTGCACGTGTCGATCAATTCGGCTCCTTAAAGGTTGGTCCAGATTCTGCTGGTGCAAATCCAGGCCCCGTTGCTTACGGCTTAGGCAATACGCAACCAACAATTACAGATGCAAATGTCTATTTAGGAAGATTATCATTAGAAAACTTCGATAATCCAGTGTCAATTGACAAAGTAGAGAAGGCACTAACTGAAGAAATCGCGAAACCGTTTAATGTGACAGCAGAAGAAGCAGCGCAAGGAATTTTAGATATTGCTAATTCTAATATGCTAAATGCGCTTAAGCTAATTTCTATTCGTAAAGGCTATGACCCTGAAGATTTTACAATGGTTGCCTTTGGGGGCGGTGGTCCACTACATGCGATTAATTTGGCGCAAGAACTGGGCATGAAGAAAGTCATTATTCCATATGGTTCATCAGTCTTTTCAGCATTGGGGATGATGATGACGGAATACCGACAAGATTATATTCAAACAAGCTTAATGAAGTTTGATCAACATCATCTAGCCGCTATTCAAAAAAATATTGATGAAGCTATTGAAAATGCTTATGCAGATGCACCTTTATCAAAGGAACATTATTATTTCGAGATAAATTATGATTTGCGCTATAAAGGTCAAGAGCATGCTGTTAAATTGAATGCATCAAATATTACGATTCATGAAGAAGAGCTAGCTGAATTAGCAGAAGCATTCCATATCAAACATAAACAGGAGTTCTCTTTTGATTTACCAGACACACCAATAGAGCTAGTGAACTTACACCTCACAATTTATGGGAAAGATGAAGCTGTACAGTTTAAAGAGTTAGATTTCTCACATATTGACGCTTCTACATGTATAAAAGCAACACGAAAGTTATACGTCAAAGAAACAGGCTGGGTAGAGGTTAATGTCTACGATCAACAAAAATTAGCACCTGGCTATGTAATTACTGGTCCTGCTATTGTGGAAAATCCTACATCTACAGTTGTGATAAATGAAAAACAATCTATTGAAATAGATAAATACGGCAATCTAATTGTAGAGATGGAGGGGAAATAA